Proteins from a genomic interval of Caulobacter sp. NIBR1757:
- the msrA gene encoding peptide-methionine (S)-S-oxide reductase MsrA has product MLRRLMMAALAGLALLVPASVMAKPLPKTAVAVFAGGCFWCMENDMRGIPGVIKVESGYTGGHVKNPTYRDVTGEKSGHYEAVRVTYDPARLQYDYLLYRYWRLVDPTDTDGQFCDRGPSYRPAVFVAGAEQRKIAEASRAAAGKRLKRGKMATPILDLGPFWPAEAYHRDYAKRNAADYHAYRAACGRDAKLRAVWGN; this is encoded by the coding sequence ATGCTCCGACGCTTGATGATGGCGGCCCTTGCCGGTCTGGCCCTGCTGGTCCCGGCCAGCGTGATGGCCAAGCCCCTGCCGAAGACGGCCGTCGCGGTGTTCGCCGGCGGCTGCTTCTGGTGCATGGAAAACGACATGCGCGGCATCCCGGGCGTCATCAAGGTCGAGTCCGGCTACACCGGCGGCCATGTGAAGAACCCGACCTACCGCGATGTCACCGGCGAAAAGTCCGGCCACTACGAGGCGGTGCGGGTGACCTACGATCCGGCCCGGTTGCAGTACGACTATCTGCTTTACCGCTACTGGCGGCTGGTCGACCCGACCGACACCGACGGCCAGTTCTGCGACCGGGGGCCTTCCTACCGGCCGGCCGTCTTCGTCGCAGGCGCGGAGCAGCGGAAGATCGCCGAAGCCTCGCGCGCTGCCGCCGGCAAGCGGCTGAAGCGCGGCAAGATGGCCACCCCGATCCTCGACCTTGGCCCCTTCTGGCCGGCCGAGGCCTATCACCGCGACTACGCCAAGCGGAACGCCGCCGACTACCATGCCTACCGCGCCGCCTGCGGGCGTGACGCGAAGCTGCGGGCGGTGTGGGGGAACTAG
- a CDS encoding autotransporter outer membrane beta-barrel domain-containing protein produces MVRKRLIATVAVAPLLLFAGSAFAETTISNTRTTGVSTATVNNGAADDIKVTNAGKFELTTGGPAITMNAPAKSVDNAGSITTKAVDNAVGILIDTTGGPITGNLTNTGSINHNDDYTPKDDDKDGDEDGEFAEGTGRYGIRVIGGGGLTGNILNSGGIIVVGNDSAGISVESNVDGFLRSFGAISVVGDNAVGIRVAGDVTGGATALQRANGVFVSGSVNVSGENAVGVDVSGDIGTGVNPAGLVISGGVSASGYRYTSRPFSQEARDNLDADDLLQGGPGVRVSGNVTGGIQVALPFNSAEYDLDGDGKPNVTDDDDDGDGQLDTADTDDDNDGVLDTDDTDYDNDGIPDGNEGVGSITVFGGAPALLIASNTETVTIGNVGTNAGGNKDFGLIIGGSVSADGIYDNVAATAIQIGAPVDLNSDGDFTDAGEQAGYHVEMNGGVRIDGSVTVRAYNNNAHALWLRGDVDADELLIDGAIVAVASTTSASLVNETAVEAVAIDISAESTAPLLNIGGFVSATGSGENASAIAIRDASGTLQTINITGTVLASIVRNDDADDGDDDDLDPNNEAINGRAIAIDLRNNTAGVAVTLADKGPDGDDGDDEIDDADQDEDGIDDGDEPVIVGDILFGTGNDSLTLSNGGLIGAMSFGLGADSLTISGGAQAKGDVLNLKAINETTGNDRYTEANLDDQLTIAINDGRLTAVNTSVVRGDALTVAANGELFVTIDPEGAAGRTNTVFEMDTASFANGSTIGFELTSLIDSDIGVGSQYTIVKAGALTFGTVNTDALAENRPYFYNITATANTGLGEVYLTIARRNAAEMGLTENQGSALDAVYQALFADDELADAFLSATNKKDFLRLYDQLLPDQGEGLFSALDNATQALFRLTATRPDMGQKYGPDSVWVQEINVGVLRETGISIGSETKAFGFIAGYESMDDNGGALGATLAYMNAEEKDDVAQIGEQTNVSLLEAGVYYRRNIGGWLFAARGAAGYGWFEGERRFIDPVTSTNTGVIREASANWGGFTGSANAMVAYEARFGRFYVRPQVSLDYIYLSEGERDEDGDVGLGLTVDERTSSRLSAAAELAFGATFGRDNWWRPELRIGYRQHLAGEIGDTVAYFNGGSPFTLVATEPGEGAAIIGFSLKAGTPMSYVAVEGDLETAEGEDRYNLRLAGRMMF; encoded by the coding sequence ATGGTTCGTAAGCGTCTGATCGCCACGGTGGCGGTCGCTCCGCTCCTGCTGTTCGCCGGCTCGGCTTTCGCCGAGACGACCATCAGCAATACCCGCACCACAGGGGTTTCCACGGCCACCGTCAACAACGGCGCGGCCGATGACATCAAGGTGACCAACGCCGGCAAGTTCGAGCTGACCACCGGCGGCCCGGCCATCACCATGAACGCCCCCGCCAAGAGCGTCGACAACGCCGGCTCGATCACGACCAAGGCGGTCGACAACGCGGTCGGCATCCTGATCGACACCACCGGCGGCCCGATCACCGGCAACCTGACCAACACCGGCTCCATCAACCACAACGACGACTACACGCCCAAGGACGACGACAAGGACGGCGACGAGGACGGCGAGTTCGCCGAAGGAACCGGCCGCTACGGCATCCGCGTGATCGGCGGCGGCGGCCTGACCGGCAACATCCTCAACAGCGGCGGCATCATCGTCGTCGGCAACGACTCGGCCGGCATCAGCGTCGAGAGCAACGTCGATGGCTTCCTCCGCAGCTTTGGCGCCATCAGCGTCGTCGGCGACAACGCCGTCGGCATCCGCGTCGCCGGCGATGTGACGGGCGGGGCCACGGCCCTGCAGCGCGCCAACGGCGTCTTCGTCTCCGGTTCGGTCAACGTGTCGGGCGAGAACGCCGTGGGCGTGGACGTCTCCGGCGACATCGGCACGGGCGTCAATCCGGCCGGCCTGGTGATCAGCGGCGGGGTGTCGGCCAGCGGCTATCGCTACACCAGCCGGCCCTTCAGCCAGGAAGCCCGGGACAACCTCGACGCCGACGACCTGCTGCAGGGCGGCCCGGGGGTCCGCGTCAGCGGCAACGTCACCGGCGGCATTCAGGTTGCCCTGCCGTTCAACAGCGCCGAATACGACCTCGACGGCGACGGCAAGCCCAACGTCACCGACGACGACGACGACGGCGACGGCCAGCTCGACACCGCCGACACCGACGACGACAACGACGGCGTCCTCGACACCGACGACACCGACTACGACAACGACGGCATCCCGGACGGCAACGAGGGCGTCGGAAGCATCACCGTGTTCGGCGGCGCGCCGGCCCTGTTGATCGCCTCGAACACCGAGACCGTGACCATCGGCAACGTCGGGACCAACGCCGGCGGCAACAAGGACTTCGGCCTGATCATCGGTGGCTCGGTGAGCGCCGATGGCATCTATGACAACGTCGCCGCGACGGCCATCCAGATCGGCGCGCCCGTCGATCTCAACAGCGATGGCGACTTCACCGACGCCGGTGAACAGGCCGGCTATCACGTCGAGATGAACGGCGGCGTGCGGATCGACGGCAGCGTCACCGTCCGCGCCTACAACAACAACGCCCATGCCCTGTGGCTGCGCGGCGATGTCGATGCCGATGAGCTCCTGATCGATGGGGCCATCGTCGCGGTCGCCTCGACGACCTCGGCCAGCCTGGTCAACGAAACGGCGGTCGAAGCGGTCGCCATCGACATCAGCGCCGAGTCCACCGCCCCGCTGCTCAACATCGGCGGCTTCGTCTCGGCCACCGGCTCGGGCGAAAACGCCAGCGCCATCGCCATCCGCGACGCCTCGGGCACCCTGCAGACCATCAACATCACCGGCACCGTCCTCGCCTCCATCGTCCGCAACGACGACGCCGACGACGGCGACGACGACGACCTCGACCCCAACAACGAGGCGATCAACGGCCGGGCGATCGCCATCGACCTGCGCAACAACACCGCCGGTGTCGCCGTCACCCTGGCCGACAAGGGCCCGGACGGCGACGACGGCGACGACGAGATCGACGACGCCGATCAGGACGAAGACGGCATCGACGATGGCGACGAACCGGTCATCGTCGGCGACATTCTGTTCGGCACGGGCAATGACAGCCTGACCCTGAGCAACGGCGGCCTGATCGGCGCCATGTCCTTCGGGCTCGGCGCCGACAGCCTGACGATCAGCGGCGGGGCCCAGGCCAAGGGCGATGTCCTGAACCTGAAGGCGATCAACGAGACGACCGGCAACGATCGCTACACCGAGGCCAACCTCGACGACCAGCTGACCATCGCCATCAACGACGGTCGCCTGACCGCCGTGAACACCAGCGTGGTGCGCGGCGACGCCCTGACCGTGGCCGCCAACGGCGAGCTGTTCGTGACCATCGATCCGGAGGGCGCGGCCGGTCGGACCAACACGGTGTTCGAGATGGACACCGCCAGCTTCGCCAACGGCTCGACCATCGGCTTCGAACTGACCAGCCTGATCGACTCCGACATCGGCGTCGGCAGCCAGTACACCATCGTCAAGGCCGGGGCCCTGACCTTCGGGACCGTCAACACCGACGCCCTGGCCGAGAACCGCCCCTACTTCTACAACATCACCGCCACGGCCAACACGGGCCTGGGCGAGGTCTATCTGACCATCGCCCGCCGCAACGCCGCCGAGATGGGCCTCACCGAAAACCAGGGTTCGGCCCTGGACGCGGTCTACCAGGCGCTGTTCGCCGATGACGAACTGGCCGACGCCTTCCTCAGCGCGACCAACAAGAAGGACTTCCTGCGGCTCTACGACCAACTGCTGCCCGACCAGGGCGAGGGTCTCTTCTCGGCGCTCGACAACGCCACCCAGGCCCTCTTCCGCCTGACCGCCACCCGTCCTGACATGGGCCAGAAATACGGTCCCGACAGCGTCTGGGTGCAGGAGATCAACGTCGGCGTGCTGCGCGAGACCGGCATCTCCATCGGTTCGGAAACCAAGGCCTTCGGCTTCATCGCCGGCTACGAGAGCATGGACGACAACGGCGGCGCGCTGGGCGCCACCCTGGCCTACATGAACGCCGAAGAGAAGGACGACGTCGCCCAGATCGGCGAACAGACCAACGTCTCGCTGCTCGAGGCCGGCGTCTATTACCGGCGCAACATCGGCGGCTGGCTGTTCGCGGCCCGCGGCGCGGCCGGCTACGGCTGGTTCGAGGGCGAGCGCCGGTTCATCGACCCGGTCACCTCGACCAACACCGGCGTGATCCGCGAGGCCTCCGCCAACTGGGGCGGTTTCACCGGCTCGGCCAACGCCATGGTCGCCTACGAAGCCCGTTTCGGTCGCTTCTACGTCCGCCCGCAGGTCAGCCTCGACTACATCTACCTGTCGGAAGGCGAGCGTGACGAGGACGGCGATGTCGGACTCGGTCTGACCGTCGACGAGCGCACCAGCAGCCGCCTGTCGGCCGCCGCTGAACTGGCCTTCGGGGCCACCTTCGGTCGCGACAACTGGTGGCGTCCGGAACTGCGCATCGGCTACCGCCAGCATCTGGCCGGCGAAATCGGCGATACCGTCGCCTACTTCAACGGCGGCAGCCCCTTCACCCTGGTCGCCACCGAACCGGGCGAGGGCGCGGCGATCATCGGCTTCTCCCTGAAGGCTGGCACGCCGATGTCCTACGTCGCCGTCGAAGGCGACCTGGAAACCGCCGAGGGCGAGGACCGCTACAACCTGCGTCTGGCCGGCCGGATGATGTTCTAG
- a CDS encoding SemiSWEET transporter, translating into MDKVWINAVGVGAALCSMTSFTPQIFKIWKEKDASSVSLNMFALTVTGFVLWTTYGAMSGSWPVVLSNAVCLVLSAVILGLKLKFR; encoded by the coding sequence ATGGACAAGGTCTGGATAAACGCCGTGGGCGTCGGGGCGGCGCTGTGTTCCATGACCAGCTTCACGCCGCAGATTTTCAAGATCTGGAAGGAGAAGGACGCCTCGTCGGTGTCCCTCAACATGTTCGCCCTGACGGTGACCGGGTTTGTCCTCTGGACGACCTATGGCGCGATGTCGGGCAGTTGGCCGGTGGTGCTGTCGAACGCTGTCTGCCTGGTGCTGTCGGCGGTGATCCTGGGCCTGAAACTGAAGTTCCGGTGA
- a CDS encoding MATE family efflux transporter, with product MDKPAADIAPALTPVFNPGAIASPPMPANPLLTAPVASTLVKLAAPNLLGMIASTAVSIAETAYLGHLGAEPLAAAALVLPFIMLMGMMSAGAMGGGVSSAISRALGGGNLQRARDLARHALVIGLAMGLGFTVVLSLLAGPLFHLLGGRGETLRLSVAYGSVVFLSVWLIWLSNMFASVLRGSGDMVRPSVALMSMAALQVVLGGSLCFGWGPAPQLGIVGVGLGQAIAGALGAAVMFLMLRSKGAKVPLTVRGPLRRELFADILKVGGPGMLSPIQTVGAILVITAIAARFGTATLAGYGIGSRLEFLLVPIAFSVGVASLPMVGLAIGAGDVARARKVAWTAGAIAAAGLGSLGLLLAIFPQLWVGIFTRDPGVQAASALYLRFVGPAFIFFGLSLALYFSSQGAGKVWGPLLAGTGRLVLIAVGGWMLIQFDAPSWALFALVAAGMVTMGVLTAGAIALTPWGPQPSRDKVT from the coding sequence ATGGACAAGCCGGCCGCCGACATCGCCCCCGCTTTGACGCCGGTGTTCAATCCGGGCGCGATCGCATCACCGCCGATGCCGGCCAATCCGCTGCTGACCGCGCCGGTCGCCTCGACCCTGGTCAAGCTGGCGGCCCCCAACCTGCTGGGCATGATCGCCAGCACCGCCGTGTCGATCGCCGAGACCGCCTACCTCGGCCATCTGGGCGCCGAGCCCCTGGCGGCGGCGGCGCTGGTGCTGCCCTTCATCATGCTGATGGGGATGATGAGCGCCGGGGCCATGGGCGGCGGCGTCTCCTCGGCGATCAGCCGGGCGCTGGGCGGCGGCAATTTGCAGAGGGCGCGGGATCTGGCCCGCCATGCCCTGGTCATCGGCCTGGCCATGGGCCTCGGTTTCACGGTGGTCCTGAGCCTGCTGGCCGGACCGCTGTTCCATCTGCTGGGCGGGCGGGGCGAGACCCTGCGGCTGTCGGTCGCCTATGGCAGCGTTGTCTTCCTGTCGGTCTGGCTGATCTGGCTCAGCAACATGTTCGCCTCGGTGCTGCGTGGCTCGGGCGACATGGTCCGCCCGTCGGTGGCCCTGATGTCGATGGCCGCGCTTCAGGTGGTGCTGGGCGGCAGCCTCTGCTTCGGCTGGGGCCCGGCGCCGCAACTCGGCATCGTCGGCGTCGGCCTGGGCCAGGCCATCGCCGGGGCGCTGGGCGCCGCTGTGATGTTCCTGATGCTGCGATCGAAGGGCGCCAAGGTTCCGCTGACCGTGCGCGGGCCGCTGCGGCGCGAGCTGTTCGCCGACATCCTGAAGGTCGGCGGGCCGGGCATGCTGTCGCCGATCCAGACGGTCGGGGCCATCCTGGTCATCACTGCCATCGCCGCCCGCTTCGGCACGGCCACGCTGGCCGGCTACGGCATCGGCTCGCGGCTAGAGTTCCTGTTGGTGCCCATCGCCTTCTCGGTCGGGGTCGCCTCCCTGCCAATGGTCGGCCTGGCCATCGGGGCCGGCGACGTGGCCCGGGCCCGCAAGGTGGCCTGGACGGCGGGGGCCATCGCCGCCGCGGGCCTCGGCTCGCTGGGCCTGCTGCTGGCCATCTTCCCGCAGCTGTGGGTCGGCATCTTCACCCGCGATCCCGGGGTTCAGGCGGCCTCGGCCCTCTACCTGCGCTTCGTCGGTCCGGCCTTCATCTTCTTCGGCCTGAGCCTGGCGCTCTACTTCTCCAGCCAGGGGGCGGGCAAGGTCTGGGGCCCGCTGCTGGCCGGCACCGGCCGGCTGGTGCTGATCGCCGTCGGCGGCTGGATGCTGATCCAGTTCGACGCCCCCAGCTGGGCCCTGTTCGCCCTGGTGGCGGCCGGCATGGTGACCATGGGCGTGCTGACGGCGGGCGCCATCGCCCTGACGCCCTGGGGGCCTCAGCCTTCCCGCGACAAGGTGACGTAA
- a CDS encoding ATP-binding protein codes for MSILKALWPLRTAEAPAAEEPPPPAAVRAADVSQGPFRALVESLPDPVLVIEGDPDEPASRRIVFANAAARDLLPGRLEGMRLVTALRNPELLEAVDEALLGAPGSAQMEAGGAQERIWAVQTRPLGQGNFGRLALLTLRDETDVRRAERMRVDFLANASHELRTPLASLSGFIETLRGHAKDDEQARETFLGIMQAQAERMRRLIDDLMSLSRIELNEHIAPEGRLDLALAVTDVLDALVPLVREKNLCVSTQMPARGAADIDGDRDQILQVIQNLVENAVKYSGNEGALSITVSAPVADDSTTPALDPAATRITLLAPDRPAGRRFALLRVTDQGPGIPRDRLPRLTERFYRVEGQKSGGTRPGTGLGLAIVKHIVNRHRGGMAVESAEGRGASFSVWLPLAEKEAT; via the coding sequence ATGTCGATCCTGAAGGCCCTGTGGCCGCTCCGCACCGCGGAGGCGCCGGCCGCGGAAGAGCCGCCGCCGCCGGCGGCCGTCCGCGCCGCTGACGTATCGCAGGGTCCCTTCCGCGCCCTGGTCGAAAGCCTGCCCGATCCGGTGCTGGTCATCGAGGGCGACCCGGACGAGCCGGCCTCACGCCGCATCGTCTTCGCCAACGCCGCCGCCCGCGACCTGCTGCCCGGCCGGCTGGAGGGCATGCGGCTGGTCACCGCCCTGCGCAATCCCGAACTGCTGGAGGCGGTCGATGAAGCCCTGCTCGGGGCCCCGGGCTCGGCCCAGATGGAGGCCGGCGGGGCGCAGGAGCGGATCTGGGCCGTGCAAACGCGGCCTTTGGGCCAGGGAAACTTCGGCCGGCTGGCCCTGCTGACCCTGCGCGACGAGACCGACGTGCGCCGGGCCGAACGCATGCGGGTCGACTTCCTGGCCAACGCCAGCCACGAGCTGCGCACGCCGCTGGCCTCGCTGTCGGGCTTCATCGAAACCCTGCGCGGCCACGCCAAGGACGACGAGCAGGCCCGCGAGACCTTCCTCGGCATCATGCAGGCCCAGGCCGAGCGCATGCGCCGGCTGATCGACGACCTGATGAGCCTGTCGCGCATCGAGCTGAACGAACACATCGCGCCGGAGGGCCGCCTCGACCTGGCGCTCGCGGTCACCGATGTGCTCGACGCCCTGGTGCCCCTGGTCCGCGAAAAGAATCTTTGCGTTTCGACACAGATGCCCGCCCGCGGGGCCGCCGACATCGACGGCGACCGCGACCAGATTCTGCAGGTCATCCAGAACCTGGTTGAAAACGCCGTGAAATATTCCGGCAACGAAGGCGCCCTGAGCATCACCGTCAGCGCGCCGGTGGCCGACGATTCGACCACCCCGGCCCTCGATCCGGCCGCCACCCGCATCACCCTGCTGGCCCCCGACCGGCCAGCGGGACGGCGATTCGCCCTGCTGCGGGTCACCGACCAGGGGCCCGGCATCCCGCGTGACCGCCTGCCCCGGCTGACCGAGCGATTCTATCGCGTCGAAGGCCAGAAGAGCGGCGGGACCCGACCCGGCACCGGGCTGGGCCTGGCCATCGTCAAGCACATCGTCAACCGGCACCGGGGCGGCATGGCCGTCGAAAGCGCCGAGGGACGCGGCGCCAGCTTCAGTGTCTGGCTGCCGCTCGCCGAGAAGGAAGCGACATGA
- a CDS encoding WecB/TagA/CpsF family glycosyltransferase, with translation MEHALPLQTHRLRLLGGEVDALTPAGMLAATEAFVAGGGTAVIANHNLHSLALLATKPELRDFFDDADLVQIDSVPMIAWAKLVGLEVDREHRSTYLDWREDFWARAAECGWRVFHVGGAPGVGAKARQAILERHPDVQLGEHHGYFNVQGLENHAVLRAIAEFGPDIILVGMGMPRQEQWIAENRRRIARGVFFPVGAAFDYEAGVQVAAPRWMGRLGLEWLFRLVSQPARLAYRYLVEPWVLTPAMLADLKAAAARR, from the coding sequence ATGGAACACGCCCTGCCCCTGCAAACCCATCGTCTCCGTCTTCTGGGCGGCGAAGTCGATGCCTTGACGCCCGCCGGCATGCTGGCGGCGACGGAGGCCTTCGTGGCCGGCGGCGGCACGGCGGTCATCGCCAACCACAATCTGCATAGTCTGGCGCTGTTGGCGACCAAACCGGAACTGCGCGACTTCTTCGACGACGCCGACCTGGTGCAGATCGACTCCGTGCCGATGATCGCCTGGGCGAAACTGGTCGGCCTCGAGGTCGACCGCGAGCATCGCTCCACCTACCTCGACTGGCGCGAGGACTTCTGGGCCAGGGCGGCCGAATGCGGCTGGCGGGTATTCCACGTCGGCGGCGCGCCGGGTGTCGGCGCCAAGGCGCGGCAGGCCATCCTCGAGCGGCATCCGGACGTGCAGCTGGGCGAGCACCACGGCTATTTCAACGTTCAGGGGCTGGAGAACCACGCTGTCCTGCGGGCCATCGCCGAGTTCGGGCCGGACATCATCCTGGTCGGCATGGGCATGCCGCGGCAGGAGCAGTGGATCGCCGAGAACCGCCGCCGCATCGCCCGGGGTGTCTTCTTCCCGGTCGGCGCCGCCTTCGACTACGAGGCCGGCGTGCAGGTCGCCGCGCCGCGCTGGATGGGGCGCCTCGGCCTCGAGTGGCTGTTCCGCCTGGTCTCGCAACCGGCCCGGCTGGCCTATCGCTACCTGGTCGAGCCCTGGGTTCTGACCCCGGCCATGCTCGCCGATCTCAAGGCCGCCGCCGCTCGCCGCTGA
- a CDS encoding response regulator transcription factor, with amino-acid sequence MRRHWKQLVVYGSVLGAGALGLQWMDYNRLARAHSTDFYIVLTAFGFLALGIWVGARLISGPRPAPFDGNPQAQAALGISARELAVLKELAAGHSNKEIAQRLHVSPNTVKTHIARLFEKLEARRRTDAIARARDLGLVP; translated from the coding sequence ATGCGGCGGCACTGGAAACAGCTCGTGGTCTATGGCTCGGTGCTCGGCGCCGGCGCGCTCGGCCTGCAGTGGATGGACTACAACCGTCTGGCCCGCGCCCATTCGACGGATTTCTACATCGTCCTGACGGCCTTCGGCTTCCTGGCCCTCGGCATCTGGGTCGGCGCCCGGCTGATCAGCGGACCCAGGCCCGCCCCGTTCGACGGCAACCCGCAGGCCCAGGCGGCGCTGGGCATCAGCGCCCGCGAACTGGCCGTGCTCAAGGAACTGGCGGCCGGTCACTCGAACAAGGAGATCGCCCAGCGGCTGCACGTCTCGCCCAACACGGTGAAGACCCACATCGCCCGCCTGTTCGAGAAACTGGAGGCCAGGCGACGCACCGACGCCATCGCCCGGGCCCGGGACCTGGGGCTGGTGCCGTAG
- a CDS encoding DUF4199 domain-containing protein produces the protein MLRRILFFGAIAGVIAGAPMLVMTAISGGKTLYEGGVYLGYATMLVALSTVFVAIKRRRDVEGGGVIRFWPAVGLGLGISLVASLFYAAAWELTQAMSQVDFSTVYADNLLADLKAKGAPPEKIASTAAEMARWAELYKNPLIRIPMTMSEILPVGVLVTFVSAALLRNSRFLPARQAAA, from the coding sequence ATGCTTCGCAGGATTCTGTTTTTCGGCGCCATCGCAGGCGTCATCGCCGGCGCGCCCATGCTGGTAATGACGGCTATTTCCGGCGGCAAGACGCTGTACGAAGGCGGCGTCTATCTCGGCTACGCCACCATGCTGGTCGCGCTCAGCACGGTGTTCGTCGCCATCAAGCGCAGGCGCGATGTCGAGGGCGGCGGGGTGATCCGGTTCTGGCCGGCGGTCGGCCTGGGCCTCGGCATCAGCCTGGTGGCCAGCCTGTTCTATGCGGCCGCCTGGGAGCTGACCCAGGCCATGAGCCAGGTCGATTTCTCGACCGTCTATGCCGACAATCTGCTGGCCGACCTCAAGGCCAAGGGCGCACCGCCCGAGAAGATCGCGTCCACCGCCGCCGAGATGGCCAGATGGGCCGAACTGTACAAGAATCCGCTGATCCGCATTCCGATGACGATGAGCGAGATCCTGCCGGTCGGGGTGCTGGTGACGTTCGTTTCGGCCGCCCTGCTGCGCAACAGCCGCTTCCTGCCGGCGCGCCAGGCCGCCGCCTGA
- a CDS encoding DUF4440 domain-containing protein, whose translation MPSSEDAIRARRRLTNKFIAAHEAQRLAPFFVADANLIGGEGGLISGVRRIVEAFAAQFADPDFITYERTPAQITVDMDDARAAERGTWVGRWKDQTLAGDYLAVWRKMTGQWVIEQELYVTLSREG comes from the coding sequence ATGCCCTCCAGCGAAGACGCCATCCGCGCCCGCCGCCGCCTGACCAACAAATTCATCGCCGCCCATGAGGCGCAGCGATTGGCCCCGTTCTTCGTGGCCGACGCCAACCTGATCGGCGGCGAGGGCGGCCTGATCAGCGGTGTGAGGCGCATCGTCGAGGCCTTCGCCGCCCAGTTCGCCGACCCGGACTTCATCACCTATGAACGGACGCCCGCCCAGATAACGGTCGACATGGACGACGCCCGCGCCGCCGAGCGCGGGACCTGGGTGGGGCGCTGGAAGGACCAGACCCTGGCCGGCGACTACCTGGCCGTCTGGCGCAAGATGACCGGCCAGTGGGTGATCGAGCAGGAGCTTTACGTCACCTTGTCGCGGGAAGGCTGA
- a CDS encoding metalloregulator ArsR/SmtB family transcription factor, giving the protein MSTVTDQLFRTLADPTRRAIFESLCREGEQTVGVITARAGVSQPAVSKHLGVLKSAGLVSDRPDGRLTHYSARPDSLTALNDWTDEMRRFWHRKLDGLEDLLNRMDQ; this is encoded by the coding sequence ATGTCGACCGTCACCGACCAGCTGTTCCGAACCCTCGCCGATCCGACCCGGCGGGCGATCTTCGAGAGCCTCTGCCGCGAGGGGGAGCAGACGGTCGGCGTCATCACCGCCCGGGCCGGGGTCTCACAGCCGGCGGTGTCGAAGCACCTGGGCGTGCTGAAGTCGGCGGGGCTGGTCAGCGACCGGCCGGACGGCCGGCTCACCCACTACAGCGCCCGGCCAGACAGCCTGACCGCCCTCAACGACTGGACCGACGAGATGCGCCGGTTCTGGCATCGCAAGCTGGATGGCCTCGAAGACCTGCTGAACAGGATGGACCAATGA
- a CDS encoding glycerophosphodiester phosphodiesterase produces MATVNAHIPVVIAHRGASGERPEHTASAYRLAIGQSADFIEPDLVVTRDGALVARHENEIGGTTDVAVRPEFAARKATKVIDGEQITGWFTEDFTLAELKTLRCRERLPKVRPGNTLFDGQDQILTFAEVAALAKTEGDRVGRRIGLYPEMKHPTYFASVGLPIEGRMAAALKAAGLDGADANAFVQCFEVSPLKTLRGLVKTPLVQLISDEGGPADAPGTLYASMATAEGLKAIGSYADGVGPEKGLVVPTDGKVLLPATAFVTDAHAAGLKVHPWTVRRENSFLPTSLRGPGDLNAAGDVQTLLMALFKAGVDGVFSDFPGEAVKARNRFIGAKA; encoded by the coding sequence ATGGCGACGGTGAACGCGCACATTCCGGTGGTCATCGCCCACCGGGGCGCCAGCGGCGAGCGGCCGGAACATACCGCCTCCGCCTATCGCCTGGCCATCGGACAGTCGGCTGACTTCATCGAGCCCGACCTGGTGGTGACCAGGGACGGGGCCCTCGTCGCCCGGCATGAGAACGAGATCGGCGGTACGACCGACGTCGCGGTCCGGCCGGAGTTCGCCGCCCGCAAGGCCACCAAAGTCATCGACGGTGAACAGATCACCGGCTGGTTCACCGAGGACTTCACCCTGGCCGAGCTGAAGACCCTGCGCTGCCGCGAACGGCTGCCTAAGGTGCGGCCCGGCAACACCCTCTTCGATGGCCAGGACCAGATCCTCACCTTCGCCGAGGTGGCCGCCCTGGCGAAGACGGAGGGCGACCGGGTCGGCCGCCGCATCGGCCTCTATCCGGAGATGAAGCACCCGACCTATTTCGCCTCGGTCGGCCTGCCCATCGAGGGCCGGATGGCGGCGGCGCTGAAGGCCGCCGGCCTGGACGGTGCGGACGCCAACGCCTTCGTCCAGTGTTTCGAGGTCTCGCCGCTGAAAACCCTGCGCGGCCTGGTGAAGACGCCGTTGGTCCAGCTGATCAGCGACGAAGGCGGCCCCGCCGATGCGCCCGGAACCCTGTATGCGTCGATGGCGACGGCCGAGGGCCTCAAGGCCATCGGTTCCTATGCCGACGGCGTCGGGCCCGAGAAGGGGCTGGTCGTCCCCACCGACGGCAAGGTCCTGCTGCCGGCGACCGCCTTCGTCACAGACGCCCATGCGGCGGGCCTGAAGGTGCATCCCTGGACCGTGCGCCGCGAGAATTCCTTCCTGCCGACGAGCCTGCGCGGCCCCGGCGACCTGAACGCGGCGGGCGATGTCCAGACGTTGCTGATGGCCCTGTTCAAGGCCGGCGTCGACGGCGTCTTCAGCGATTTCCCCGGCGAGGCGGTGAAGGCGCGCAACCGCTTCATCGGGGCCAAGGCTTAG